Proteins encoded within one genomic window of Pseudodesulfovibrio senegalensis:
- the purE gene encoding 5-(carboxyamino)imidazole ribonucleotide mutase, translating into MPQVVIFMGSISDEDKMRPCADLLAELGIDHVFTVSSAHRTPERTARLVEQYENDGCQVFICAAGLAAHLAGAVAAKSIRPVLGVPLAASPLGGMDALLATVQMPPGFPVGTLALDKVGAKNAAWLAAQIIALHDANLAERLRDAREKFKDAVEKAAANL; encoded by the coding sequence ATGCCGCAGGTAGTGATTTTCATGGGTTCCATTTCGGACGAGGACAAGATGCGCCCCTGTGCGGATCTGCTCGCGGAACTGGGCATCGACCACGTTTTCACGGTCAGTTCCGCGCACCGCACCCCTGAACGCACGGCGCGGCTGGTGGAACAATATGAAAACGACGGGTGTCAGGTGTTCATCTGCGCGGCAGGACTGGCCGCCCATCTGGCCGGAGCCGTGGCTGCCAAAAGCATCCGCCCGGTGTTGGGCGTGCCGCTGGCAGCTTCGCCGCTGGGCGGCATGGACGCGCTGCTGGCCACGGTGCAAATGCCTCCGGGCTTTCCGGTGGGCACGCTGGCGCTGGACAAGGTGGGGGCGAAAAACGCTGCATGGCTGGCCGCCCAGATCATTGCCCTGCACGATGCGAACCTGGCCGAACGGCTACGGGATGCACGCGAAAAATTCAAGGATGCCGTGGAAAAAGCGGCTGCCAATCTCTGA
- the purD gene encoding phosphoribosylamine--glycine ligase — MKILVVGSGGREHALCWKLAQSPKVSTILCAPGNGGTAQVGTNIPVKDDDIPALIALAKEQAVDLVVAGPELPLVLGLSNALVKEGIPCFGPSAYPANLEGSKAFSKTVMHEAGVPTADFRVFDEFDEARAYVQEKGAPIVIKADGLAAGKGVVVAATVEEAIATLEEMMVKQRFGAAGERVVVEEALAGEEASFLAFCDGKNYALLPSSQDHKAVGEGDTGPNTGGMGAYSPAPILPEEDYEKTAELVIKPILEHMAAKGESFKGVLYAGLMYTKNGPSVLEYNVRFGDPECQPLLMRLDTDLVDIMMACINGTLDQIDVKVRPESACGVVMAAKGYPGHYPKGMPITGLDAADALDGVKVFQAGTKAAQDGVVTSGGRVLCVTALGTDLADAISRAYGGVEKVHFDDSYYRRDIGDKGLKRA; from the coding sequence ATGAAGATTCTGGTTGTCGGCTCGGGCGGCCGCGAGCACGCACTGTGCTGGAAACTGGCCCAAAGCCCGAAGGTCTCGACCATCCTGTGCGCGCCCGGCAACGGCGGCACGGCGCAGGTCGGCACCAACATTCCCGTCAAGGACGACGACATTCCGGCGCTGATCGCACTGGCCAAGGAACAGGCTGTGGATCTGGTGGTGGCCGGCCCGGAACTGCCGCTGGTGCTCGGTCTTTCCAATGCGCTGGTAAAGGAAGGCATCCCCTGCTTCGGCCCGAGCGCCTACCCGGCCAACCTCGAAGGCTCCAAGGCGTTCTCCAAGACGGTCATGCACGAGGCCGGAGTCCCCACCGCGGATTTCCGCGTATTCGACGAATTCGATGAAGCCCGGGCCTATGTGCAGGAAAAGGGCGCGCCCATCGTGATCAAGGCGGATGGCCTTGCCGCAGGCAAGGGCGTGGTGGTGGCCGCCACCGTTGAAGAGGCCATTGCGACCCTTGAGGAAATGATGGTCAAACAACGCTTCGGCGCTGCCGGTGAACGCGTTGTGGTGGAAGAGGCGCTTGCCGGAGAGGAAGCCTCGTTCCTGGCCTTTTGCGACGGCAAAAACTATGCGCTGCTGCCCTCCAGCCAGGATCACAAGGCCGTGGGCGAAGGCGACACCGGTCCCAACACGGGCGGCATGGGCGCGTACAGCCCGGCCCCGATCCTGCCCGAAGAGGATTACGAAAAGACCGCCGAACTGGTCATCAAACCCATACTCGAACACATGGCCGCCAAGGGCGAGTCCTTCAAGGGCGTGCTCTACGCCGGCCTGATGTATACGAAAAACGGTCCCAGCGTCCTGGAATACAACGTCCGCTTCGGCGACCCGGAATGCCAGCCCCTGCTCATGCGCCTCGACACAGACCTCGTGGACATCATGATGGCCTGCATCAACGGCACGCTGGACCAGATCGACGTGAAGGTGCGCCCCGAGAGCGCGTGCGGCGTGGTCATGGCCGCCAAAGGCTACCCGGGCCACTACCCCAAGGGCATGCCCATTACCGGGCTCGACGCAGCCGACGCCCTGGACGGGGTCAAGGTTTTTCAGGCCGGGACCAAAGCCGCACAGGACGGCGTGGTCACGTCGGGCGGCCGTGTGCTCTGCGTCACGGCTCTGGGAACCGACCTCGCCGACGCCATCAGCCGCGCCTATGGAGGCGTGGAAAAGGTACATTTCGACGACAGCTATTATCGCCGGGATATCGGTGACAAGGGCCTGAAACGGGCCTGA